AAATTTATAAGACTATCGTTTGTGAGTGTGAGCCTAAAAATTTCGTTGTTGCTTGCTTGCAGGGCGATTTGGAGCTTGATCTAAAAGCACTTGCTCACGCGTGTGGTGCCAAACGCTGCGAGCTTATAAATTTAAAAGACTTAGAAAAGATCACTGGCTACATCAGGGGCGGCTGCTCACCGCTTGCTATGAAAAAACACTTTGCAACATTTATCGATGAACGTGCAAAAGAGCAAGAATACGTGTTAGTAAGTGCTGGAGTAAGAGGCAAACAGATAAAAATAGCACCAAATGATCTTTTAAAGGCTTGCGAGGCAAGTTTTGCCAATATAGCTAGGCTAGCTCTTTAAAAACTCTATAAATTTAAACTTCTCGCCTAAAAACTCTGGTGAGAGTAGAAATTTTGCCTGTTTAGCTGCATTTTCATAGGCTTGCTTGCTACCTTTTTCAAGCACTAAAGATAAAATTTCATCCACGCCAAGATCACAAACTAAAGCTTCGTTTTGTTTTTTAAATTTAAGCATCTCAAAGCCAGCCTCGCAAAAAGCCTCTTTTACTTGTTTAAAACAAAGGCTATATGTTAGATCCGAGCTTTTAAAATATGGCTCAAGGTCTGAAATTTCAAATAAAGAAAATACTTGATGGTCTTTAAAAAACCTTAGGCTAAACTCATTTTTTGGCTCAAATTCGCCGTAGTCAAAGCTTAAAAATCTCATCTTTTTTGCTGCACTTGCAAGCTGGAGCGCAAATTTAGCGTAGCTAGTTGATATCTCGCCCTTTTTTATGCCAAATTTCTTTGCAAGAGTTAGCAAGTTTTGATCCGC
The DNA window shown above is from Campylobacter concisus and carries:
- the ybaK gene encoding Cys-tRNA(Pro) deacylase translates to MIHKTNAARALDKLKINYEILEYEVDLNDLSAIHVAASTKQNIKQIYKTIVCECEPKNFVVACLQGDLELDLKALAHACGAKRCELINLKDLEKITGYIRGGCSPLAMKKHFATFIDERAKEQEYVLVSAGVRGKQIKIAPNDLLKACEASFANIARLAL